In Triticum urartu cultivar G1812 unplaced genomic scaffold, Tu2.1 TuUngrouped_contig_4876, whole genome shotgun sequence, the genomic window AATACTCCAACCACAGCTCTCGAGTGTGTTCATCGCATGAAATCAGACAAATTAAAGAGAACAAAAAGGTGAGCCACACATGTCAGACATTAAATTTCTCTGAATTACCAACCTTTATCTCTGAACTAAGCTTTGAGAGGTATGTCCGAGGCTAACCTTTCATCAGTTTGTACATTAGTTTATAGAGGGAGTATTTCAGAGGCTTATCTTCATCAGTTTGTTGGCGTGATTTCCAGTGTCTCCTTTTGGCTTGATTCTTCAGAAACAACAGTTATCTGTAAGTGCATTTCAATGTGCAATGTTGTCAGACTCGGGCTTGTCAAAATATCCTCCTTTTCGAACAAAAAAAAATACTTGTGAAAAAATGTTCGGTCAAGGAAGGGTCATATAAACAAATGTTATAAGAAAACCTGTCCTAAAATATATAATGTGCAGAAAAACCCAAAACAACTAGTACAGTCATAGTAGATGAACAGAAATAGTAGGGATGTAAAGCAGTACCTGAGCATACAAAAGCACATGGCCACAACACTGTCAGGCATGGCATTCTGGTATGGCTTCACCTTGGCATGCATTTCCCTGAACAAAACCTTGGCCATCATCATTCTGGTATGGCTTCACCTTGGCATTCTGGTATGGCCTCACCTTAGCATTCAGGTTCAATTTCTGTGCCTTGCACAAACACCTCTCTTTCTTGGCGTAACAACTCTATCATGGGAACTGTTTGAATTCTCCCGGCGATGCATTCAACAGACGCTGATAAGCAGCAGCCCTCCAACAATAGAGGCACTTGCTAGTGAGCTTGTGACCAACAACGACATCAGCGTCCGGTTCCCGAACAAATTCAACTTCATGGGAATCAAAGATTTGTGGCCACTGACTTTGTCCAGTCCAAGGTAGTAGCTTCATCGTTCAACTGAGTAGATAGTACCTAAATAAACCTGCTTATTAAGAGCAAAAAAGTTAACATCATGGTCCTAGTGCATCATATATGactgaaataaataaataaataaatagaatGAGTGAATATATAAAAGCCCGTAATTACACACGCAAAGATGATCTGCATAAGAAATTTCTATTGTATGGGAAACAAAACAAATAACCTTGCAAGTTCATGAAGTAGAGGAGATTTATTGATACTTATATATTTCAAGTCATCAGTTCCTGGGCAAAGGCATATCGTCTTCCATGTTCTATATGAATATTGTGACACAAACTATATTCACGTAGACCAGAATTGGCTGCATAGGAAAAAAAACACCTACATATCCTACCGGTGTCATGATTCCCACTCACCATCTGTGCTGAAAAAAACCAAGAAACTGCACAAACATACATGCTGCAATGACGATTGTTAACTTGTTCATGATCATGACTATACTAAGGTCAAAGTAAAGCATTTGCATTCTTTTCAGAGTCTTCGAAGGTTCTCTTGGTTCAGCTGGCACCCCATAAAGGGCAAGCGCATAGCCAGGATCATACAACCGACACAGAAATTTGGAAATACCGGGCGGTTACACAGCCGATGTAGTCTCTTCATCATATCCATCTACAACTTTCAGATCTGATATCTTCCTACTTGCAGAACTACAGAAACTGCTGCAGTTTGATTAAGTACagtttgaaaaaaaaattaatCCATAGCTGGCATAGTACCTAAGCATACTAATAGTAACCTTCCTGCACTGCAATTATAAATTCTGAAGTTCAGAGCATATATAGATCTCTGAACAAACCATACACATAATTGACATTAAAACACCTAAATAATAAGAGACAGCTAATTAGCTGCTGCAAGCTTGCCATCCTTTTATTCCTTACACTCCACATTTCAACTTTTAAGAAAATTGCTGAAATTAACAAAGATTACATTGGGCTAGAAATTATTATTACATTGAAGTTGCAGCACCAGATTGTTCAGTTATAGCCGCAAGCAATCTTGGCATTGGAGGAACATCAATGTCCTGTTGACCCTCGAGAACCCGGACAACTTCACCCATTGTTGGCCGATCCAACTCATTATCTTGGATGCACCAACATGCAACTTTGCAAACCCTTTCAGCCTCTTCCAAATTGAAATCACCATGTAACTGTGGATCCACCAAACTCTTCAAATCTCCATCATGAAGCTTGCTGATGGCTTGCACAGGGAAGTATTCAATATTCTGATCACTGTTGCTGCTACTAGTGTTATACGATGTTTCAGGTGAGGAATTCCTCCTTCCTGATATAATTTCCAATAGCACCATGCCGAAGCCGTAAACGTCGACTTTCGGTGTGATCGCCACTCCAGTAAGCCACTCTGGGGCAAGATAACCCACAGTTCCTCTGAATGAAGTCAGAATTCGGCTGAAATCCCTTCCCACAAACGCTGCCAACCCAAAGTCTGCAACTTTAGGAACAAATGATGCATCCAGAAGTATGTTCTCTGGCTTAATATCGCAGTGTATAATGCACTCATGACAACCCTGATGCAAGTAGCACAATCCTCTAGCAACTCCTAGGGATATCTGATATCTGATGTTCCAATTCAGGACGACAACATTTGCATTGCTCCTCTTAAATAGATGACCATCAAGAGACCCATTTAACATGTGTTCATACACAAGTAACCTGTGATCACCTTCGCAGCAGAAACCAATCAATTTGACTAGGTTTATGTGTTGGATCAGTCCAATTGAGCTCACCTCGGCCCTGAATTGCTTCTCTCCTTGATGGGCACCATCTAGCCTTTTCACTGCTATAGTAGTTGTTGAGTCACTTAACACCCCCTTGTATACAGAACCAAAACCACCTCCTCCAAGCTTTTCTGAGAAGCTTTTAGTAGCACGAACCAAGTCAGTGTATCTGAAGGCTACAATTCCACCAGCACTACCTGGATTGTCATGTATAGGCAAACCACACCACTTGAATTTGTTCCTCCAAATCAGTAACAGCAGCATGACCATTATtaacccaaaaccaataatactTACAATAGTAACAACTCCGACCTTTggttttcttttctcttttctaGAACCTGGTAGCAAATCTTTGGCAGCAAGGCGAAGATAAAGAACATCTTCAGAATTATTATCAATGCCATCATTAAGATTTACACTATACAATTCCCCATGCCAGATAGAGCATCTGCTATTGCTATAGGAATAAGCAGTGCAGGAGCAGGAACCAAGACATGCTTGCTCACATTTGCTTTGACTGGTAGCAACATCTATAATTTGCGGGTTGTAGGGCAATACGACTCGAGCAATGGGGTGGAATATGTCTGTTGAACTTGTCATGCTTTTGTTGTTACCACTTGTGCGGCAATGTAAAGGTGTGTTTCTGATGCATCCTCCTGTTCGATCCTCAAACTCCCAATCCTGCAGTGACTTCTGGGAGAAGCTCTCCATACAGTCACAAGATGGATGTGCAATGCCGTTGCAGACCGTGAAAGGTCCGCAGGTAGCAGGAGGAGTGCAGGGATCGGCTGGCTCAGAATATATGCTTTGCCAACACTGGTTGGCTTGTGACCAAACATTCACCTTTATCTGACCAGAGATGCCTATTGAGACAAACACAGAAGACGATGATTCGTCCGGTGAAGTGTACATGTAGTACTCCTCTTGGTCGTTGTCAACATAAGCTGGGTTAATCAAACCTTTTGTCCGGGGATCCAAATCTAACGTGGTCTTGATTAATTGTACAAGATTCAACGATGATGTTCTGGAGGATGCCCAATGCCAGTACACTACCGAGGGGTTGCGGTGCTTGAGGACGATCCCGGTGTTGTCTAGTTCAATGCTGTATGAGCCTAGACCAATATCAATTAAGCTTTTCTTTGATATGTACTGACGAATGAAACCGGGGACCTTATTCCGGCCCAACTTGGCACCAGGAAGCGCAACATCTGTTGGGTAGTCGAAGCTCTGCCACAACATGTCTTGGCTATTTGCGAGTAGGGCAAGGTTTCCACTGTTCAAGAGAACAACGGCTATAGAGGCGGTGGTGTTTATGCTACTGGTTCGACCATGGACAATGTGAGTCGACCAAACAATGGATTCAGTTTTGGCGGCATGGTTCACgatgacaagattgccatcgctTGAGATCTTGAGCTGTGTcaggttgaggttgcggtgggtGATGGGCTCCTCTCTATTAGCAACCCACACGGTGGTGAAAACTGGGATCCTATTGAACCATATGCCAAGGTACCAGCTGGAGCTAGGGGAGGTGGCATTGCGGGAGGACTTACTGATGCTGCTTGCTGCTGGCTGGAAGAAGCCAAGGGCGAACTTGCCGTTTCTTGAGACGAGCTTGTCGCCGGCGGCAAGTGCTTGGTCTGATGTGAGAGTGTCTTCATTTGCAGCTACAGAGGAGCACCAAGGAGCAGTGTGCAAGAGGAGAAGCCCGAGTAGTATGTAGAGGGGAGGCATGGTGAAAAAGAGTGAATAATTTAGATAAGAGTGGGTGTTTATATAGAATGGAAGGGCAAGTGTTCAGCAGACTGAAGCTGACGGGGAAGTCAACTAAGTTCACATTGGGGCAGAATTAGCATAAATATACAACAGTGGTACCATAAATACAAGGTTGTACTACCATAATTGCAAGGCAGGACTTTCAATGGACCATGGTCAGGTCAATCACGAGGCTTTCACCAAGCTTACAATTCACCAACCTTCATATTAATATTAGAGGGCTGTCTTCGAATATAACTTTTCGAAACCATTTTACTAACCAACCAACAATTTTTTTTCTTCAATGCATAGTCGAAAACTACAAATGCAAATTCATGGCATATCAAGACAGAAGATCAACAAAAGCTCCCTCCCCAGAAAAGTACCACCACAGAAATACAATATGTTGTGAGCTAAAGTCGGCAAACTTAAAACACACAAAAAAAGAGCTAGAAAAGGGGCAAAAATGAACCAGAAGGGATGGTGCTAGTGCCAATATGAGGCTCACATCTTCAGTACTGAAATTTCAGCTTATGCCTAGGATAGGACCATACTTACCATTCAGTGGACCATAGCTTCTCGACGAGGACTTTCAGTGGACCATACTTACCATTCATCAACCCTTATGGCAATGGCTTCAATGAGCTTGATGGGCTGGCAGAATAGGGGAAATGGCAACACACAGAACAGCAAGTCTTAGCGCTCTGTTTTGAGGGAGAATAATCATCAATATAATGCTAGACGTAATTTGACAATGTCGGCAAATCCTAAATAAGTAACAGCGAGGGAGCTTCTTTCTATATATCGCCTCCAGTCCATTGCTACAACTGGAAGTATATACGTCAAGAACCCTCATGGCATGCTGCTTTTCAGTCAGTTGTCAGCCTATTAGAAGTATAACTATGTTTAAGATAGAGATaagagatagagatagagatagGATAGGTTTGAACCACGTGTAACTTGTCCTCTACTCTAAGTCTCTATCCCTCCGTTGTATCTTTATATATACCCCCACAAGGGTCAGATCAATAAAAACATAATATTCATCCATCCTATAGTTTCCACATGGTATTAGAGCGGTTAGTCTCACGACGCCGATCCTAGAACCTTCCACCACTTCCGCAGCGCGCCGCCCCCGGGGAGATTAATCTTCTCTCCCCAGGGGCGCGGCACTAGATCAGTTCCATAGACTAGATCGGTTCTGTACATTAGTTTAGATCAATTTCAAAAATTTCAGCTTCATAGATTAGATCCAATTTAGCCACAAATAAATCCCACGATCAGAGTGGGTGTTTATATAGAATGGAAGGGCAAGTGTTGAGCAGACTGAAGCAGACGGGGAAGTCAATTAAGTTCACACTGGGACATAATTAGCATAAATACACAACATGGTACCATAAATACAAAGTTGTACTACCATAACTGCAACGCAGGACTTTCAATGGACCATGATCAGGTCAATCACGCGGCTTTCACCAACCTTCATATTAATATTAACCTAAACCAGAAAAGGTACCTCACATATTAGAGGGCTATCTTCGAAAAGAACTTTTCAAAACACTTTTACTAACTAACCAATAAAATATTTTCTTCAATGCATAGCCGAACACTACAAAT contains:
- the LOC125528441 gene encoding G-type lectin S-receptor-like serine/threonine-protein kinase At2g19130; protein product: MPPLYILLGLLLLHTAPWCSSVAANEDTLTSDQALAAGDKLVSRNGKFALGFFQPAASSISKSSRNATSPSSSWYLGIWFNRIPVFTTVWVANREEPITHRNLNLTQLKISSDGNLVIVNHAAKTESIVWSTHIVHGRTSSINTTASIAVVLLNSGNLALLANSQDMLWQSFDYPTDVALPGAKLGRNKVPGFIRQYISKKSLIDIGLGSYSIELDNTGIVLKHRNPSVVYWHWASSRTSSLNLVQLIKTTLDLDPRTKGLINPAYVDNDQEEYYMYTSPDESSSSVFVSIGISGQIKVNVWSQANQCWQSIYSEPADPCTPPATCGPFTVCNGIAHPSCDCMESFSQKSLQDWEFEDRTGGCIRNTPLHCRTSGNNKSMTSSTDIFHPIARVVLPYNPQIIDVATSQSKCEQACLGSCSCTAYSYSNSRCSIWHGELYSVNLNDGIDNNSEDVLYLRLAAKDLLPGSRKEKRKPKVGVVTIVSIIGFGLIMVMLLLLIWRNKFKWCGLPIHDNPGSAGGIVAFRYTDLVRATKSFSEKLGGGGFGSVYKGVLSDSTTTIAVKRLDGAHQGEKQFRAEVSSIGLIQHINLVKLIGFCCEGDHRLLVYEHMLNGSLDGHLFKRSNANVVVLNWNIRYQISLGVARGLCYLHQGCHECIIHCDIKPENILLDASFVPKVADFGLAAFVGRDFSRILTSFRGTVGYLAPEWLTGVAITPKVDVYGFGMVLLEIISGRRNSSPETSYNTSSSNSDQNIEYFPVQAISKLHDGDLKSLVDPQLHGDFNLEEAERVCKVACWCIQDNELDRPTMGEVVRVLEGQQDIDVPPMPRLLAAITEQSGAATSM